In Ostrea edulis chromosome 10, xbOstEdul1.1, whole genome shotgun sequence, one genomic interval encodes:
- the LOC125665760 gene encoding deleted in malignant brain tumors 1 protein-like, producing MVSGVQYVALVLMTEKPGSSVECWDIPMQGNEQTINECHQNGWGNAEARDYYRCRHNYDASVYCVRLVDGDNKWTGRLEVFYNGSWGTVCDDWFGDREAEVICRMLGYNEGGWAFANAVFGKGEEEIWLDNLRCLGNESDVYECPSHDWASHDCTHEEDVSISCKTPVIHSNTTEGIRLTGGHNALAGRVEIRHNGHWGTYCDRHFDDREAEVICRMLGHENSGSLVLCIFEAIRLVNGENNYTGRVEVFHNGAWGTVCDDSFDRREASVLCRMLGYHNGGWAFNKAQYGQGLERIWIDNLECYGNETDISQCKSSTWGVSNCNHYEDAAISCDINPDTNRTEEQKNRRTEVTV from the exons ATGGTCAGTGGGGTACAATATGTAGCATTGGTTTTGATGACAGAGAAGCCAGGGTCATCTGTGGAATGCTGGGATATCCCAATGCAGG GGAACGAACAGACCATCAACGAATGTCATCAGAACGGATGGGGAAATGCTGAGGCACGTGACTATTACAGATGTCGTCACAACTATGACGCCTCAGTGTACTGTG TAAGACTGGTAGACGGTGACAATAAGTGGACAGGGAGACTGGAGGTGTTTTACAATGGGAGCTGGGGAACCGTGTGTGATGACTGGTTTGGCGATAGAGAGGCTGAGGTCATTTGTAGAATGTTAGGATACAACGAAGGAGGATG GGCGTTTGCTAACGCTGTGTTTGGAAAGGGAGAAGAGGAAATCTGGCTGGATAACCTACGATGTCTGGGGAACGAGTCGGATGTTTATGAATGCCCCTCACATGACTGGGCCTCCCATGATTGTACTCACGAAGAGGACGTATCAATATCTTGCA AAACTCCTGTAATACACTCCAACACTACAGAAG GGATTCGCTTAACTGGAGGTCACAATGCCCTGGCCGGACGCGTGGAAATCAGGCACAATGGACACTGGGGGACCTATTGTGATCGTCATTTTGACGATAGGGAAGCCGAAGTTATTTGTAGAATGCTTGGTCATGAAAATAGTGGAAG TTTagttttatgtatatttgaagCCATAAGACTGGTAAATGGAGAGAACAACTATACCGGAAGAGTAGAGGTATTTCACAACGGAGCTTGGGGGACTGTTTGTGATGATTCATTTGATCGAAGAGAGGCCAGTGTGTTATGTAGAATGCTGGGATATCATAATGGTGGATg GGCCTTTAACAAGGCGCAATATGGTCAAGGCCTGGAGAGGATCTGGATCGATAATTTGGAATGTTATGGGAATGAAACAGATATATCTCAGTGTAAATCCTCCACCTGGGGCGTTTCCAACTGTAATCACTACGAGGATGCCGCCATTTCTTGCG ATATAAATCCTGATACAAATAGAACAGAAG AACAGAAG AACAGAAG AACAGAAGTAACTGTTTAA